A single genomic interval of Desulfuromonas sp. harbors:
- a CDS encoding tail-specific protease: protein MLNQSKIFCTILLIILMVVFSGPISASTATQEYNPSRAKLLGYMLKESLPRHHYSHKKIDDKLSEDAFELYLKSLDSQKRFLLKPDTVILNPFRRQIDNELKSGNIRFPLVTTQIIKDRLEATEKIIEDLLSRDFDFTLKESFETDPDKLDFASTEQELKNRWRKLIKYQVLNRYLELEEEEKANKDNKEHSVKPRTPSERQQEARDKTLKSFRNLFSRLKKNTEQDYFNTYLNAVTRAFDPHTVYLPPKAKEDFDISMRGSLEGIGATLREEDGYIKVVRIIPGSAASRQGELEAEDQIIKVAQGTDEPVDIVDMRLRDAVSLIRGKKGSEVRLTVKKPDARIVVIPIIRDVVQIEETFVKGTIFEENKQKIGYIKIPSFYRDFAGSRKGKGRNATDDVRAELEKLKKEKIDGLIIDLRNDGGGALTDAVKIAGFFIEEGPVVQVRDSSGSSRTHADESGTVLYDGPLAVMVNQFSASSSEILAAVLQDYGRAVIVGGNHTHGKGTVQAIIELDRRLPFRNMAQYKPLGALKITIQKFYRVSGESTQYRGIVPDIILPDRLGHLKSGEQYSDHSLPWDTVEAIDYEKWDAFSLPIAKLQQLSKKRVASNEDFQRIIEEAGRARERSEKTVRPLNIDALRQERAETKQLADEEELSAPHGKKGDNPEDWIEQAKKDPYISETRHILSDINNLPSSSLAKSSE from the coding sequence CAAGGAGAGTCTGCCTCGGCACCATTACAGTCATAAAAAAATTGATGACAAACTCTCGGAGGACGCGTTTGAGCTTTATCTCAAGAGCCTCGACAGCCAGAAACGTTTTTTGCTCAAGCCGGACACGGTTATTCTCAACCCTTTCCGCCGACAGATTGACAATGAACTCAAGTCGGGAAATATCCGTTTCCCCCTGGTAACGACCCAGATCATAAAAGACCGCCTCGAAGCGACCGAAAAAATAATAGAGGATCTGCTCAGCCGCGATTTCGATTTCACTTTGAAGGAGAGTTTCGAAACCGATCCGGATAAACTCGATTTCGCCTCGACCGAACAAGAACTGAAGAACCGTTGGCGTAAACTTATCAAGTACCAGGTACTGAACCGTTACCTCGAACTTGAAGAAGAGGAGAAAGCCAACAAGGATAACAAGGAGCATAGCGTCAAGCCCCGTACGCCGTCGGAACGGCAGCAGGAGGCCCGCGATAAAACCCTGAAAAGCTTCCGCAACCTCTTCTCCCGGCTGAAGAAGAACACCGAGCAGGATTATTTCAATACCTACCTCAATGCGGTGACCAGGGCGTTTGATCCGCATACCGTCTACCTGCCGCCAAAGGCGAAGGAAGACTTTGATATCAGCATGCGCGGATCACTCGAAGGCATCGGTGCAACCCTGCGCGAAGAAGATGGATACATCAAGGTCGTCCGGATTATCCCGGGCAGTGCTGCCTCCCGTCAGGGCGAACTCGAAGCCGAGGATCAGATCATCAAGGTGGCCCAGGGGACCGACGAACCGGTTGATATTGTTGACATGCGCCTGCGCGATGCGGTCAGCCTGATCCGTGGCAAAAAGGGTTCGGAGGTACGACTGACCGTTAAAAAGCCGGATGCCCGGATCGTCGTGATCCCGATCATCCGCGACGTTGTTCAAATCGAGGAAACCTTTGTCAAGGGAACGATCTTCGAAGAGAACAAGCAGAAAATCGGTTATATCAAGATCCCGAGTTTCTATCGTGATTTTGCCGGATCCCGGAAAGGGAAGGGACGAAATGCGACGGATGATGTACGGGCCGAACTTGAAAAGTTAAAGAAAGAAAAAATCGACGGTCTGATTATTGATTTGCGCAACGACGGCGGCGGCGCCTTGACCGATGCCGTCAAGATTGCCGGTTTCTTCATTGAGGAGGGTCCGGTCGTTCAGGTCCGCGACAGCAGCGGCTCTTCGCGCACGCACGCCGACGAAAGCGGCACTGTTCTGTACGATGGCCCGCTGGCGGTTATGGTCAACCAGTTCAGTGCATCCTCTTCGGAAATCCTGGCTGCCGTGCTTCAGGATTACGGCCGGGCGGTTATTGTCGGCGGCAATCATACGCACGGCAAAGGTACCGTCCAGGCCATTATCGAACTTGATCGCCGTCTCCCTTTCCGTAATATGGCCCAGTACAAACCCCTCGGGGCGCTCAAAATAACCATTCAGAAATTCTACCGGGTCAGCGGCGAATCAACCCAGTATCGCGGCATTGTGCCGGATATCATCCTGCCGGATCGGCTCGGACACCTGAAATCGGGAGAGCAGTACAGTGACCATTCCCTCCCCTGGGACACTGTCGAGGCAATCGACTACGAGAAATGGGACGCCTTCAGTCTGCCGATAGCAAAACTGCAGCAACTCAGCAAAAAACGGGTTGCTTCGAACGAGGATTTTCAACGCATCATAGAGGAAGCCGGGCGGGCTCGCGAGCGGAGTGAAAAAACGGTACGGCCGCTGAATATTGACGCGCTGCGTCAGGAGAGAGCCGAGACCAAACAGCTCGCCGACGAAGAAGAGCTCTCCGCGCCGCATGGTAAAAAAGGTGACAATCCGGAGGATTGGATCGAACAGGCGAAGAAGGATCCGTATATCAGTGAAACCCGGCATATTTTGTCCGACATCAATAACCTGCCGAGCAGCTCGTTGGCAAAAAGCAGCGAGTGA
- a CDS encoding TIGR04211 family SH3 domain-containing protein has protein sequence MFYKFNSLLWSLARKTRSTRFFFKEDVMKRAISVLLLATTLSLAAVASLYAETIYVGDRLVVGIRATPEAAAPSIGNLTSDDPVELLEEGDVFFLVRTEDGTEGYIKKQYLTRSRPKNLIIADLEKKLAREKKALADLKASMSSSESDLEKNQAKLNATIEQLQQQLAEQEKELTERAKGAENLKQDLAEARKKFNNLKKDSEDVISIVNERERLKQENAGLTDELNSLREENAYLLRSGVIKWFLAGAGVLFIGWMIGKSSRRKRRY, from the coding sequence ATGTTCTATAAATTCAATTCATTATTATGGTCACTCGCTCGCAAGACAAGGTCGACCCGCTTTTTCTTCAAGGAGGATGTTATGAAAAGGGCCATTTCGGTTCTGCTTTTGGCCACTACTCTTTCACTTGCCGCCGTAGCATCACTGTATGCTGAAACCATTTACGTCGGCGACCGTCTGGTCGTTGGCATCCGTGCGACTCCGGAGGCGGCCGCTCCGTCAATCGGCAACCTGACATCGGATGACCCGGTTGAACTCCTGGAAGAAGGCGATGTTTTTTTCCTCGTCAGAACGGAAGATGGCACGGAAGGGTACATCAAAAAACAGTACCTGACCCGGTCCCGGCCGAAAAATCTGATTATAGCAGACCTCGAAAAAAAGCTGGCCCGGGAGAAGAAAGCGCTGGCCGATCTTAAGGCATCGATGTCGAGTTCCGAGTCCGATCTTGAGAAAAATCAGGCCAAACTGAATGCCACGATCGAGCAACTGCAACAGCAGCTGGCCGAGCAGGAAAAGGAACTGACCGAGCGTGCCAAGGGAGCGGAGAACCTGAAACAGGATCTGGCCGAGGCCCGCAAAAAGTTCAATAACCTGAAAAAGGATTCCGAAGATGTCATCAGCATCGTCAACGAACGGGAAAGGCTCAAGCAGGAAAACGCGGGATTGACCGATGAGCTGAACTCGCTGCGCGAAGAGAATGCTTATCTGTTGCGAAGCGGAGTTATCAAGTGGTTTCTGGCCGGCGCCGGCGTGCTTTTTATCGGCTGGATGATCGGTAAAAGTTCACGCCGTAAGCGGCGCTATTGA